The following proteins come from a genomic window of Lolium rigidum isolate FL_2022 chromosome 5, APGP_CSIRO_Lrig_0.1, whole genome shotgun sequence:
- the LOC124656943 gene encoding protein GAMETE EXPRESSED 1-like: protein MRRSGWPVLLILACLCLYPAGGFSWSIFSSSSSSSSGTANNNRPPMMELDGAVADFSMDGTTNPRGLKLLENARNKLAGPKNCWQEAYRNLFASCGEIMADKERQARLAWHLSSCYQEDSGRPSFPSCAGGSGMVHCRKRLSDSESKVFLEFFLETNTLCHQLQAEAFKHSTERLVNDLTRSSKSAEEKLEVIEDRSEQIINESVKLQETLTSIEAQTDRLAETSKDVATQIDDVLAHSKAISDQSKDIAASQATLKEGQAEMRDKIDAGMERIQESYASLGNGMDKLKDEAVDIQKEIRSVGDSMSSKMQDLQGTADEIGSVTGRSLENQAQLLDGQNKAMEGLNSLYSFQSQALEESRETMEKLAQFGQRQQEELLSKQEQIREAHDHLIQNSHSILEAQEEFRAKQANIFAALDKLYILHNAILAESRFIKAFFFYCCIVFLIYMLTSAKQTFSIRGQLYFGLCITLLLEMGLIKIGAGDFDNQYWVLSKVFMVRMAFLAAATIQILHSIFTFRDYEVLNHRLLQTLVEKVRTLEENAGDRMLPYGSESDESLGNYSWVFDELTDEADSKGDPNYTLPEPARRRYTNALPEEVGENSITTSISRKYNLRPRSRH from the exons ATGAGGAGAAGCGGGTGGCCGGTGTTGCTGATCCTCGCCTGCCTATGCCTGTACCCTGCGGGTGGCTTCTCTTGGAGCATtttctcgtcgtcctcgtcctcgtcctcggggACCGCGAACAACAACCGCCCCCCGATGATGgagctcgacggcgcggtggCCGATTTCTCCATGGACGGCACTACCAACCCGCGAGGGCTGAAGCTGCTGGAGAACGCGCGGAACAAGCTGGCCGGTCCCAAGAACTGCTGGCAGGAGGCGTACCGGAACCTCTTCGCCAGCTGCGGCGAGATCATGGCCGACAAGGAGCGGCAGGCGCGCCTGGCCTGGCACCTCAGCAGCTGCTACCAGGAGGACTCCGGCCGCCCGTCCTTCCCGTCCTGCGCCGGCGGCTCCGGGATGGTGCACTGCCGCAAGCGGCTCAGCGACTCCGAGAGCAAGGTCTTCCTCGAGTTCTTCCTCGAGACCAACACCCTCTGCCACCAGCTGCAGGCCGAGGCCTTCAAGCACAGCACCGAGCGGCTGGTGAACGACCTCACCAGGTCCTCCAAGTCCGCCGAGGAGAAGCTGGAGGTGATCGAGGACAGGTCCGAGCAGATCATCAACGAGTCCGTTAAACTGCAGGAAACGCTCACGTCGATCGAGGCGCAGACGGACCGCCTCGCCGAGACGTCCAAGGACGTCGCGACGCAGATCGACGACGTGCTGGCTCACTCCAAAGCGATCTCCGATCAGTCTAAGGACATTGCCGCCTCTCAGGCGACGCTGAAAGAAGGGCAGGCCGAGATGAGGGACAAGATCGACGCAGGCATGGAGCGCATCCAGGAGTCATACGCGAGCCTCGGGAACGGCATGGATAAGCTGAAAGACGAAGCCGTTGATATTCAGAAAGAGATACGGAGTGTCGGGGATTCCATGTCGTCCAAGATGCAGGATCTGCAGGGCACAGCTGATGAGATTGGGAGTGTGACGGGAAGGTCGCTCGAGAATCAGGCGCAGCTGTTGGATGGACAGAATAAGGCCATGGAAGGACTGAATAGTCTCTACAGCTTTCAGTCGCAAGCTCTGGAGGAGAGCAG GGAAACAATGGAGAAACTTGCGCAGTTTGGGCAGCGTCAGCAGGAAGAGTTGCTGTCCAAGCAGGAACAGATCCGGGAAGCAcatgatcatctcatccaaaattCGCACTCCATACTGGAAGCCCAG GAAGAGTTCAGAGCAAAGCAGGCCAACATCTTCGCCGCGCTGGACAAGCTTTACATCCTCCATAACGCCATTCTGGCCGAATCTCGCTTCATCAAGGCCTTCTTCTTCTACTGCTGCATCGTGTTCCTCATCTACATGCTCACCAGCGCCAAGCAGACGTTCAGCATCAGGGGCCAACTTTACTTCG GTCTGTGCATCACGCTCTTGTTAGAGATGGGTCTGATCAAAATCGGAGCAGGGGACTTCGACAACCAGTACTGGGTACTGTCCAAGGTGTTCATGGTCAGAATGGCGTTCCTCGCCGCTGCCACTATTCAGATACTGCATTCCATATTCACATTCAG GGATTACGAGGTACTGAACCATCGGCTGCTGCAAACACTGGTGGAGAAAGTCCGTACACTAGAGGAAAATGCAGGCGACAGGATGCTCCCGTACGGGTCAGAGAGCGACGAGAGCCTAGGGAACTACTCGTGGGTGTTCGACGAGCTGACGGACGAGGCCGACAGCAAAGGCGACCCGAATTACACCTTGCCGGAGCCGGCTCGCCGGAGGTACACCAACGCCTTGCCGGAAGAAGTCGGCGAGAACTCCATCACGACGTCGATCAGCCGGAAGTACAACCTGCGGCCGAGGAGCAGGCATTGA
- the LOC124652793 gene encoding thiol protease aleurain: protein MAHSRILLAALAVLATAAVAAASFADSNPIRPVTERAASTVESTVLGALGRTRHALRFARFAVRHGKSYESAAEVHRRFRIFSQSLQEVRSTNRKGLSYKLGINRFSDMSWEEFQAAKLGAAQTCSATLAGNHLMRDASALPETKDWRETGIVSPVKDQASCGSCWTFSTTGALEAAYTQATGKNISLSEQQLVDCAGAYNNFGCNGGLPSQAFEYIKYNGGIDTEESYPYKGVNGVCKYRPENAAVQVADSVNITLNAEDELKNAVGLVRPVSVAFEVIDGFKQYKSGVYTSDHCGTTPDDVNHAVLAVGYGVENGIPYWLIKNSWGADWGEDGYFKMELGKNMCAVATCASYPILAA from the exons atggcccacaGCCGCATCCTCCTGGCGGCGCTCGCCgtcctggccaccgccgccgtggccgccgcctccttcgccgACTCCAACCCGATCCGCCCCGTGACCGAGCGCGCCGCCTCGACGGTCGAGTCAACGGTCCTCGGCGCGCTCGGCCGCACCCGCCACGCCCTCCGCTTCGCGCGCTTCGCCGTCAG GCACGGCAAGAGCTACGAGAGCGCGGCGGAGGTGCACAGGCGGTTCCGGATCTTCTCCCAGAGCCTCCAGGAGGTCCGCTCCACCAACCGGAAGGGCCTCTCCTACAAGCTCGGCATCAACC GATTCTCTGACATGAGCTGGGAGGAGTTCCAGGCCGCCAAGCTCGGCGCCGCGCAGACCTGCTCGGCCACGCTCGCCGGCAACCACCTGATGCGGGACGCCAGCGCGCTCCCGGAGACT AAAGACTGGAGGGAGACTGGGATCGTTAGCCCTGTAAAAGACCAGGCAAGCTGCGGCTCCTGCTGGACCTTCAG CACTACTGGAGCGCTTGAGGCAGCATATACTCAGGCCACTGGAAAGAACATCTCTCTTTCTGAGCAACAGCTGGTTGACTGTGCCGGTGCATACAACAATTTTGGATGCAACGGAGGTCTTCcatcccaggcatttgagtaCATCAAGTACAATGGTGGCATTGACACCGAGGAGTCTTACCCTTACAAGGGTGTCAATGGCGTCTGTAAATACAGGCCTGAAAATGCTGCAGTTCAGGTTGCGGACTCTGTCAACATCACTCTG AATGCTGAGGATGAACTGAAGAATGCTGTCGGGTTGGTTCGCCCAGTCAGTGTTGCCTTTGAGGTGATCGACGGTTTCAAGCAGTACAAGAGCGGAGTTTACACTAGTGACCATTGTGGAACTACTCCTGAC GATGTGAACCATGCTGTTCTTGCTGTTGGCTACGGTGTGGAGAATGGCATCCCATATTGGCTCATCAAGAACTCATGGGGAGCCGACTGGGGTGAAGACGGTTACTTCAAGATGGAGCTGGGAAAGAACATGTGTG CTGTCGCTACCTGCGCGTCCTATCCTATCTTGGCGGCATGA